A stretch of DNA from Agrobacterium cucumeris:
CATCCATCAGCCGCGCAGGCTTGCCGTTGGCGCCGGCACCATCGCGCAGGTTGGCGCCTTCGCCGGCAAAACCGCCTCGACCTTAGTGATCGCCACGCCGCTGACAGCGAAATTCGTCGACTGTTTGCAATTGCAGGGTCCATTCACGGTGTTTGATGCCATTCCCGGCGAGCCGGACACGGCTACGCTCGATGCAGCACTCGACGCGGCACGTAATGCCAAACCCGATCTCGTCATCGGCCTCGGCGGCGGTTCGGTAATGGATGTGGCAAAGCTGGTTGCCGCATTGTGGAACTCAGACCAAACGCTTGAGGATGTGGCCGGACCGAACAGGGTCGCCGGGCGCGACACCAGGCTGGTGCAGATCGCCACCACCGCCGGCACCGGTTCGGAAGCCGGCATCCGCTCGCTGATCACCGATCCCGTCAAGGGCAACAAGATCGCAGTCGAAAGCCCCCACCTCATCGCCGATTTCGCCGTGCTCGATCCGGAACTCACCTATTCCGTGCCGCCAGCCGTGACGGCGGCAACGGGCGTGGATGCCATGGCCCATTGCGTCGAAGCCTTCACCAACCGCAAGGCTCACCCGATGATCGACGGTTTTGCCCGCATGGGTTTTGCGCTGGTCGGCAAATATCTGGCACGCGCCGTCCGCGATGGCACGGATACTGAAGCGCGGGAAGGCATGATGCTCGCCTCCTATTATGGAGGCATCTGCCTCGGCCCGGTGAATACGGCCGCCGGCCACGCCATCGCCTATCCGCTCGGCACGCTCCTCAACCTGCCGC
This window harbors:
- a CDS encoding iron-containing alcohol dehydrogenase, coding for MSTAPILIHQPRRLAVGAGTIAQVGAFAGKTASTLVIATPLTAKFVDCLQLQGPFTVFDAIPGEPDTATLDAALDAARNAKPDLVIGLGGGSVMDVAKLVAALWNSDQTLEDVAGPNRVAGRDTRLVQIATTAGTGSEAGIRSLITDPVKGNKIAVESPHLIADFAVLDPELTYSVPPAVTAATGVDAMAHCVEAFTNRKAHPMIDGFARMGFALVGKYLARAVRDGTDTEAREGMMLASYYGGICLGPVNTAAGHAIAYPLGTLLNLPHGLANAVVFPHVLAFNQPAVSAKTAEVAGALGLHEHLSPDDLRKAATDFCAGLGIEMSLARHGATETDLPRYAEDAHAIRRLMDNNPVDMSLEDVLGIYRRAF